The stretch of DNA AAACCGCCAGCGGCCACTCCCTCATGGAGGAGCTCAAGGGCTTCCTCGATGCCGGCGGGCTGATCCTGGGCATCTGCAACGGCTTTCAGCTTCTGGTGAAGCTCGGTCTGCTGCCTGCCCTGGACGGGGCCTACTTCACCCGCCAGGTGTCTTTGAGCCACAACGATTCGGCCAAGTATGAAGACCGCTGGGTGACGCTCAAGATCAATCAGGACTCGCCCTGCGTGTTCACCAAGGGCCTCGATTACCTTTATATCCCCGTGCGCCACGGCGAGGGCAAGCTCGTGCCCGGCGACGAGACGACCCTTGCGCGCCTGCAGGAGCAGAATCTCATCGCCCTGCAATACGTGGACCCGTCGACCAAGGCCGTGACCCAGGAATACCCGGCCAACCCCAACGGCTCTCCCTTGGGCATCGCGGGCCTGACGGACCCGTCGGGCCGGATTCTGGGCCTCATGCCGCACCCCGAGGCCTACAATCACCCGACCAACCACCCGCGCTGGACCCGCGGCGAGACGTCCACCCTCGGCACGGCCCTGCTGAAGGGCGGCGTGGACTACCTCAAGGCCCGGTAGGCCAGGGACGAGACCGGGAGCTGCAAAGAGCATTGACAGCGGACCCATGACTTTCTACTGTGCGCCTTCCCCGACGCCGGACCCGGACGAAATCAGCGTCTGGGAGCCCTTCATGAACGAGGCCCTG from Desulfomicrobium escambiense DSM 10707 encodes:
- a CDS encoding phosphoribosylformylglycinamidine synthase subunit PurQ; the encoded protein is MAQVKTLVITGYGTNCERECAFAADQAGSDQTTIVYFSDLTADKVRLADYNFLILPGGFLDGDDLGSAQAAALRWRHMKTASGHSLMEELKGFLDAGGLILGICNGFQLLVKLGLLPALDGAYFTRQVSLSHNDSAKYEDRWVTLKINQDSPCVFTKGLDYLYIPVRHGEGKLVPGDETTLARLQEQNLIALQYVDPSTKAVTQEYPANPNGSPLGIAGLTDPSGRILGLMPHPEAYNHPTNHPRWTRGETSTLGTALLKGGVDYLKAR